One genomic region from Bacillus rossius redtenbacheri isolate Brsri chromosome 6, Brsri_v3, whole genome shotgun sequence encodes:
- the LOC134532703 gene encoding lamin Dm0-like, whose product MSSSSKVTKKTIITSSATTSSPQQASSTNTSGYGSASRPSRPTSPLTPHKLSRLEEKSELTNLNNRLATYIDIVRNLQNENTNLEHRIRTFEETQTREVSNVRAMYQTEIDECKKLVDELSKEKAKLEIDVKRLLEDKNELQQRFDKLKREKLSADSALSVAEKRVEDLAGQLKHAKSDLGKLQAEVHDLRQENADLKEALKAARQELDQEMISRVELQNMLQSLQEQAAFDRQCYEKQITEIRTRKETEISEVDGRLQAQYDSHLQEELQSMREQFEGEMADRARMMEESYKDKINGLQSQLDRLNDHVEKLQMKLREEQHRSSSSSSQLRDLEQQNREFLARIRDLEEQLASERRYHMDKMAEADAVIRGLQEEKNQLQLDYQELADIKVKLDFEIQAYRQLIETEEIRLNISPGSAKSPLSRSTPSRMTPLRGTKRKRTTLESSETETSSASDFSEKSHATGDVVISEVCPEGKFVKIHNTGNKEITLSGWQIVRVAGSEETNFKFHRSVKMEPDATITIWSSDIGQTHEPPHNLVMKSQRWFVGDNMTTALINIEGEEMAKHERQRTQKYLATSQSHTRESVPVSARRVRQEIHHYQGDPTSTEKCRLM is encoded by the exons ATGTCGTCTTCGTCGAAAGTAACGAAAAAGACTATTATTACTTCGTCGGCAACGACGTCTTCACCGCAGCAGGCATCTAGTACAAATACAAGCGGGTATGGCAGTGCTTCTCGTCCCAGTAGGCCGACAAGCCCTCTGACGCCTCATAAGTTAAGCCGATTGGAGGAAAAATCGGAACTAACTAACCTAAACAATAGATTGGCTACTTATATTGACATCGTAAGGAATCTTCAAAATGAGAACACCAATCTTGAACATAGAATTAGAACATTTGAAGAGACTCAAACTAGAGAAGTTAGCAATGTTCGAGCTATGTATCAAACTGAAATCGACGAATGCAAAAAATTGGTGGACGAGCTGTCCAAAGAAAAGGCGAAACTTGAGATTGATGTCAAACGCCTATTGGAAGATAAGAATGAACTGCAACAAAG atttgaTAAGTTGAAGCGTGAAAAGCTGAGTGCTGATTCGGCACTCTCTGTTGCTGAGAAGCGCGTGGAAGATTTAGCAGGACAGCTGAAGCATGCTAAAAGTGATCTTGGGAAATTGCAGGCTGAAGTTCAT GACCTGCGGCAGGAGAACGCCGACCTGAAGGAGGCGCTGAAGGCGGCCCGGCAGGAGCTGGACCAGGAGATGATCAGCCGCGTGGAGCTGCAGAACATGCTGCAGAGCCTCCAGGAGCAGGCCGCCTTCGACCGGCAG TGCTACGAGAAGCAGATCACGGAGATCAGGACCCGCAAGGAGACGGAGATCAGCGAGGTGGACGGGCGTCTGCAGGCCCAGTATGACTCCCACCTGCAGGAAGAGCTGCAGTCGATGCGAGAGCAGTTTGAAGGGGAGATGGCTGATCGAGCCAGGATGATGGAGGAGTCCTACAAGGACAAG ATAAACGGGCTGCAGAGCCAGCTGGACCGCCTGAACGACCACGTGGAGAAGCTGCAGATGAAGCTGCGTGAGGAGCAGCacaggagcagcagcagcagctcgcAGCTGCGTGACCTCGAGCAGCAGAACAGGGAGTTCCTG GCTCGTATCCGAGACCTGGAGGAGCAATTGGCCTCGGAGAGACGCTATCACATGGACAAGATGGCAGAGGCAGATGCGGTCATCAGAGGCTTGCAAGAGGAGAAGAACCAGCTCCAGCTTGACTATCAGGAGTTGGCGGACATCAAAGTGAAGCTGGACTTTGAGATCCAGGCATATCGCCAACTGATTGAGACGGAAGAGATCAG GTTGAACATTTCTCCTGGATCGGCAAAGTCGCCTCTGTCACGTAGCACTCCGTCACGTATGACTCCTCTGAGAGGAACAAAGCGCAAGCGAACTACCTTGGAGTCGTCCGAGACAGAGACATCATCTGCTTCTGATTTTTCTGAGAAATCTCATGCAACTGGTGATGTGGTGATCAGTGAAGTGTGTCCGGAAGGGAAGTTTGTGAAGATCCACAACACAGGGAACAAA GAAATTACTCTCAGTGGCTGGCAAATCGTGAGAGTTGCTGGTAGCGAGGAAACCAATTTCAAGTTTCACCGCTCCGTGAAAATGGAACCTGATGCCACAATCACCATTTGGTCGTCTGATATAGGCCAGACTCACGAACCACCACACAACCTGGTGATGAAGAGCCAGAGGTGGTTTGTTGGGGACAACATGACCACTGCCCTGATCAACATTGAGGGAGAG GAAATGGCAAAGCATGAGCGTCAGCGTACGCAGAAGTATTTGGCAACGTCTCAGTCCCACACTCGTGAGTCTGTGCCAGTTTCTGCCCGCAGAGTGAGGCAGGAGATACATCATTACCAG GGGGACCCCACAAGCACGGAGAAGTGTCGGTTGATGTGA